GCTGCCGATGGTTCCCGCGTAGAAGCACCATCTCAATTGATCACGGAACATGCGGACTGTATGGCCGGGTGACCTTCGGGCCCTACGCGCATGACGGCAGGGCCTTTCGGTAGCTCGGGATGGGATTCCGAGCCCAGTGATACCGGGAGGCCCTGTTTCGCCCGCCCTCCGCACCCAGGGCGGCGCGAAGCTGACCGACAGGAACGACGGCAAGAGCACCTCGAGCCCGGGCTACTACGGCGACTTGGCCGTCCTCTCCGACGACTTCTTCACCGCGCCGGAGCAGGACGTCCCGCACATCGAGTCCCTGCCGAACCCTCGTAGGAGGCCGCATCGTCCACGCCGCAGGCGCATCTGGGACGCTGAGCCGCCCGCGATCAGCCCGCAATGGAGCCCGGTCCTCCACTTCGGCGGCTACCAGGTCACCGTCAAGCCCAGCAATTCCGGCGACGGCCTGGCCGAGCTCCTCGGCCAGGCCGTCGCCGAATCCGAGCAGCACCGCCAGTGGCGCGCCCAGCGCGGATTCACCCCCGAAGAACCCACCGAGATCTTCGACACCTGCTTCGTCCTCTGACCCCGGGAATCCGCGCACAGCACATCAGGAGCCCCTCATGAACGACCCCACCGCACCTTTTCCGGCCTTCCGGCACAGCGCCCAGGAGTTCCTACTGACCTCCGTCCTGCTGTTCGGCGTGACGACCATCGTGCGCTGGGTCATCGGCCCCTCCGCCGTCTCCGACGCGATCCCCGGAATCCACCTGAAGCTGCTCGTCGTCGGTGTGACCGTCGGCCTCTTTGTCACGGGGCTCATCCTCAGCCCTCCCGGCAAGCAGTCCGGCGGCCACATGAACCCGGCCATCTCCTTCGCCATGTGGCGTTTCGGGATCTTCCCCGGCGCGGCGGTGGCGCCCTACATGGTGGCCCAGCTCGCCGGATCCCTGCTCGGCGTGCTCGCGGCGCGGGGCGTGTGGGGCAGCGCCGTCAATGCTCCTCCGGTGGCCTACGCCGCCCTGCAGCCCGCCCCCCGCTGGTCGGCCATGGACCTCTTCCTGGCGGAGACGGCGTCCACGGGTGTCAGCGTGGTCCTCTTGGGGCTGTTCCTGTCGGTGCACCGGCTGACGCGCTTCATCCCCTATCTGGTGGGCCTCCTCGTCTGCCTCTGCATCGCCGTGCTGGGTACGAGTACCGGCGGCAGCCTCAATCCCGCCCGCCAGTTCGGCCCGGCGCTGGCCGCCGGAGAGTTCGGCCTCCTGTGGGTCTATCTCCTGGCCCCTATGGCCGGTGCCGGCCTGGTACCGGCCGTATGGGATCTGCTTCTTGGGCGCCGCCGGGTGCTCGCCCACCAGCTGCACGACGCCGACGGGCCGCCGCTGCGCAACCCCGCGACCTGGTGAACCGCGCCTGCCGGACACGGGTCGGCCCACCGGGGCACCCGCGGCTGCCCGTACGTGAGGGGATCGGTCCCGTCGGAGTGCTTGGTGCGTCGCCCCTCCGCCTGCAACTCCCTCCACTTGCTTTCGAACCGCACGTTCCCGCTCTTCCAGCCGCCCCAGCGCAACGCCATCACGCTCCTCCAGCACGCCACCACCACGGACGCGCCGGACCCGCCTCACCCAGCCCCTGAACCACGTCTGACCAGCACAAACGAAGCCCCATACTCGGTTCGGGAAGACCTCTGACCGTAGCCTGAACGCAGGCCCCGACCTCGAGACCATCGTGCCCTGACGTGCCGGCAGGCACCTCCCGGCCCAACAATGTGACAGCATCCCATAGCATCAAGAACAAAAGTTGAGTTCCAACTACATGTTGTGAGAAGTGCGACGATGAACGAGACCCAGGCCGAGGCCACCGTGGAGATCCTGCCCCCTCGCGACGTGCCCCTGGGCGGGCCCCGGGCGATGAACGTGCGGCGCACCCTGCCGCAGCGATCCCGATCGCTGATCGGTGCATGGTGCTTCGCCGACTACTACGGTCCGGACGAGATAGCGGTCACCGGCGGCATGGATGTCGCACCGCATCCCCACATCGGGCTCCAGACCGTCTCCTGGCTCTTCAAGGGTGAGATCGAACACCGCGACAGCCTGGGGACGCTCTCGATGATCCGCCCCGGCGAGCTCAACCTCATGACCGGCGGACACGGCATCTGCCACTCGGAGGTCTCCACCGCGAACACCGACGTCCTGCATGGCGTGCAGCTGTGGGTGGCGCTCCCGGACCAGTGCCGAGACACCGGCCCCGACTTCCACCACTACGTCCCGCAGACCACCACCCTTGACGGAGGCGACGTCAAGGTGTTTTTGGGCTCCCTCGCCGGTGACACCTCACCGGTAACCACTTTCACCCCCCTTCTTGGCGCCGAACTCCGTCTGGACCCTGGTGCGACCGTCACCCTCGCGGTCGACCCCGCCTTCGAGCACGGCCTCCTCGTCATCAGCGGGGACGTCTCCCTGGCCGGCACTCGGCTAAGCCCGTCCCATCTCGGCTACCTCCCCATCGGCAGGGACACCTTGACCGTGACCAACCACTCGGACGCACCCGCGGTGGCCATGTTGCTCGGCGGGCCCCCCTCCGGCGAGGAGATCCTCATGTGGTGGAATTTCGTCGGCCGTACCCAAGAGGACATCGAGAAAGCCCGTGAGGACTGGATGAACGGCACCCGCTTCGGCGAGGTGATCGGGTACCCGGGGGATCCCCTTCCCGCGCCCGAACTCCCGCGGGTACCGATGAAGCCGCGATCCTGACACGCCCGTTCCGGCAAGCCGCGGTGGAGGAACTCCTCAGCAAGGCGGGCAGAGCGCCGCTCATGGCCGTCGTATGCTCTCGCCCGCTGCGACACTTCCCGTCCCCGTGGCCTTGACACTCCGCTTGAACTGCTCGCGGGCGGGGACGACAGATGGAGCACGGGACGCAGCCAGACGGTTGTTGCTGCCGGAGACTACGCGATTGATGTTCCCCCCGGCAGCGACCGCTCCTGGGCCAGCTTCTACTAGGACTCCGTTAGGTCTTCCTATTAGTCCTGATCACGAGCATGTTGGATGTGTGGACGCACATGAAGTGAACCGTGTCCGGGCGACGTTAGCGTTATACGTGGCAGATGTGTTCGCCTCGGTGCCGCGCAAGGACCAGCGGGCCAAGGGCACTGCTATCTGCGAGGGCTGATGCTGGACGGCCGCCGCAAGTCGATTCAGGCAATGGGGCCCCCTGCCAGGGCGCATCCAGCCTGGTCACGGTCCAACCGGTGGGCCGGCGGCCCCATCTGCCGCCGCTGATCGCGCGGAAGAACGGCTCCATGGGCGTTCCGTCCTCCGCCGCCCATGCCACGTCGCGGGCCTGCGCAGCCAGCGCAAGGGCCGCCTCCCGTTCTCAACGCTCCCCATGCCGTCCACCGTGCTCAGACAGTCGACGATCCCAACACCCGTGCGTCGACGGGAGCCCAGCTGCGCCGTCCCCCGTCGGCCTCGCCTCCGACTCTTGCCATCTCCCTGGCCTTCGGCACTCCGCTGTTCACCGGATCTAGGCGATCAGTGAAGACCTCATTTCCGCTGGCCGCAGCGAGTAGCGAGGAATCTGGCGAGAACACTGGCGTGTGGAAGGCCCGCTTTCTGCGCGAAGCGATGTGAGCGGGCCGCTGGGTCCCAAAGTTGGGCCAGATGCGGGCGCTGAAGAGACAACAGGTGTCTGAACATCCTGCCCGCGCCCCTTGCGCAGTTTGAGGAGTGGGGCTACTGGGGGTTTTGCTGCCTGAGGAACGCCACCCTGCGGTATAGCTCGACGGCCTCCTGGCCGCGTCCCAGCTGCTCCAGGCAGTGCGCCTCGTCGTTGCGGCTGGCGAGGGTGTCGGGGTGGTCGGGGCCGAGGACGCGTTCGCGGGTGTCGGCGACGGCTCGGTACTCGGTGAGGGCTTCCTCCCAGTGGCCGAGCCAGCCGAGGCCGACGGCGACCTCCCTGTGGCTGACGAGGGTGTCCGGGTGGTCATGGCCCAGTATCTGCTGGCGGATGGCGCACACGTCGCGGGACTCGGCGAGGGCCTCTTCCCAGCGGCCCATGCGGCCGAGGTTCACCCCCAGGCCGTGGCGGGCGCGCAGGGTGTCGGGGTGCGTCGGGCCCTGTACGCGGGTGCGGTCGTTGATCAGGTCCCGGTAGAGCGTCAGGGCCTCCGAGCTGCGCCCGAGCCTGCCGAGGCTGATGCCCACCTCGTAGCGGGCGGCCAGGGTGTCGGGGTGGTCGGGCCCCAGCGCCTGGGCGCGCGCGTCGGCCACTTCCTGGTGGGCGTGGAGCGCTTCGGGCCAGCGGTCGAGCTGGCCGAGGGCGTAGGCGACCTCGTAGCGGGTGACAAGGGTGTCGGGGTGGGTGGGGCCGAGGACGCGGGCCCGGGCGGCGGCGACCTCGCTCGCCATCTGGTACGAGTCCTCCAGCCGTCCGAGCCTGCTCAGGTTGAAGGCGAGGTTGTGGCGGCAGCGCAGCGTGTCGGGGTGGTCGGCGCCCATGGCGCGCTCGCGGGCGGCGAGCACTGACGTGTAGGTCTGGTGCGCTTCGAAGTGGCGGCCCAACTGGCCGAGTACGTACGCCATTTCCTGTCGAGTGGCGAGGGTGTGGGGATGGTCGGGGCCGAGGACGCGCTCCCTGGCCTCCGCGACGTGCGTGTACTCGCGCAGCGCGTCGGCGGGGTGCCCGGTGCGGCTGAGCGTGAAGCCGACCTCGTAGCGGCTGGCGAGCGTGTCGGGGTGGTCGGGTCCGAGGGCGTGCTCGCGTTCGGCGGCGACGGCGCGGTGCACCTCGCCCGCCTCGGTCCACCGGCCGAGTCGCCCGAGGCTCAGCCCGGCGTTGTGCCGCCCCGTCAGTGTGGTGATCAACTCCGGTGACGGGGTGGGCGGCGCATGTCGTACTCTCGATGTGCCTGGCGTATCGGCCTGTGGCGCCGGGGGCCCGCTATCCGTCGTCTGGATGGCACTGTTCCGGTCCGTGTCCGGCGTGTTGTTTGGCCCTGACCTGGCGGTCGCACGTGCCGCTGCGGAGCGGGGGGTCAGTTGCCCGGCTCTGAGGCGCTGCGTCAACACGGCCGCACTCTGCGGCCGGTCTTCCGGCCGTTTGGCCAACAGGTCCATGATGATCTCCGCAAGGAACGCGGGCAGCTCGGCGCGGTGATTGCGGGGCGGGTCGGGGGGTGTGTCGCGGTGGGCGACGAGGACTGACCACGCGTCGTCGAGGTCGAACGGCGGTGCGCCGGTGGCGATCTCGTAGAGTACGCAGCCGAGCGAGTACAGGTCGCTGCGCGGGTCGAGGTGGGCGCCGCTGATCTGTTCCGGCGACATGTAGTGCGGAGTGCCCATCTCGAAGCCGGTGACGGTGTTGGTCAGCTCGGCGGTGAAGCCGATGTCGTGGCCGAGACGGGCGATGCCGAAGTCGCAGATCTTCACGGTGCCGCCGACCAGCCGCATGATGTTCGCGGGTTTCAGGTCCCGGTGCACGAGGCCCTGTTGATGGGCGTAGGAGAGTGCGGAGGCCACCTGCTCGGCGATCTCAACGACATCGTGGACGCGCAGCGGGCGGTGATTGTTGTCCGCCAGGAGCTGGCTGAGGTTACGGCCCTCCAGCAGCTCCGTCACCACGTACAGCATCCCCTCGGACTCGCCGAAGTCGTGGACCACGGTCACACCACGGTGCTGGAGGGTGGCGGCCACGCGTGCCTCGCGCCGGAACCTCTCGCGCAAGGCACGCGTGAAGGACTGGTCGTCGACTGGTCCCAGCGGCTTGAGGCACTTGACGGCGACGTGCCGGCCCAGCGGCTCGTCGCGGGCACGCCACACCTCGCCCATGCCGCCGCGCCCGATCAGATTGAGCAGCCGGTACCGGCCCTGGACCAGACTGCCAACTTTGGCCATGGGGGTGGCGGCATGCTCGCGGCGGGTGGAGCGGCCAGCCAGGGCCTGCGTGACCTCTCCTTGCTGCGCGTGCTCTGCTGCGGACGCAAGCCTAGGGTCATCCAGATCCCTGAGCGCGAGCAGATCCTCGTGGTTGAACCGTTCCGGGATCAGAATTGCGCGCTCCCTGAGTAGTGCGGAGGCGCGTTCGTGCCGGAACGAGGTATCGGAGGTCTGGTCGGCTGTCAGCGTTCCCCACTGATCAGGCCAGAGCGTGCCCAGCACAAGCAGCGGTGCGCGGGCGGAGTCGTGAAGAAGCTCTTCCAGTGTGGCCGCGAACTCCTCGCCTGCCTGATCGCCGGTGAGCAGATACCGGTGGAGCTCGTCGAGCCAGACAACGGTGTGCGGACCAAGGCTGTCGAAGCCGTGTGGAACAGCATCGGGCCGGACTGGCACACTCGGGCGCCACAGCCGCCACGGGTGGGGCAGTTCGCGTACGGCCTCCCAGCAGGCGCGCGTCTTGCCGGTCACGGCACTGCCGATCAGCACGGCCAGCTGGCTTTGTCCTTGGGCGGCTTGATGGACCACGGCGCGCAGAGCATGGTCGTGTTCGCGGATCAGGTAGGGAGTGAGCGCCGGCAGAGTGCGGCCTTCATCTACCTCGACGGCTCGGTGCACTCCCAGAGCCAGCGGATCGAGGTCCGTGATCGGTTGGCCGAGCAAGGCAGAGGATCCGTCGGTGTGTCGGGCCGGCATATCGAGATCGGCGTCCTCCTGCGTGAGGAGACCGCTTGTGTCAGCAGTCGGCCGGCCGGCGGGATTCAGCAGGAGAT
This genomic interval from Streptomyces dengpaensis contains the following:
- a CDS encoding MIP/aquaporin family protein — its product is MNDPTAPFPAFRHSAQEFLLTSVLLFGVTTIVRWVIGPSAVSDAIPGIHLKLLVVGVTVGLFVTGLILSPPGKQSGGHMNPAISFAMWRFGIFPGAAVAPYMVAQLAGSLLGVLAARGVWGSAVNAPPVAYAALQPAPRWSAMDLFLAETASTGVSVVLLGLFLSVHRLTRFIPYLVGLLVCLCIAVLGTSTGGSLNPARQFGPALAAGEFGLLWVYLLAPMAGAGLVPAVWDLLLGRRRVLAHQLHDADGPPLRNPATW
- a CDS encoding pirin family protein; this translates as MNETQAEATVEILPPRDVPLGGPRAMNVRRTLPQRSRSLIGAWCFADYYGPDEIAVTGGMDVAPHPHIGLQTVSWLFKGEIEHRDSLGTLSMIRPGELNLMTGGHGICHSEVSTANTDVLHGVQLWVALPDQCRDTGPDFHHYVPQTTTLDGGDVKVFLGSLAGDTSPVTTFTPLLGAELRLDPGATVTLAVDPAFEHGLLVISGDVSLAGTRLSPSHLGYLPIGRDTLTVTNHSDAPAVAMLLGGPPSGEEILMWWNFVGRTQEDIEKAREDWMNGTRFGEVIGYPGDPLPAPELPRVPMKPRS
- a CDS encoding serine/threonine-protein kinase; protein product: MAKVGSLVQGRYRLLNLIGRGGMGEVWRARDEPLGRHVAVKCLKPLGPVDDQSFTRALRERFRREARVAATLQHRGVTVVHDFGESEGMLYVVTELLEGRNLSQLLADNNHRPLRVHDVVEIAEQVASALSYAHQQGLVHRDLKPANIMRLVGGTVKICDFGIARLGHDIGFTAELTNTVTGFEMGTPHYMSPEQISGAHLDPRSDLYSLGCVLYEIATGAPPFDLDDAWSVLVAHRDTPPDPPRNHRAELPAFLAEIIMDLLAKRPEDRPQSAAVLTQRLRAGQLTPRSAAARATARSGPNNTPDTDRNSAIQTTDSGPPAPQADTPGTSRVRHAPPTPSPELITTLTGRHNAGLSLGRLGRWTEAGEVHRAVAAEREHALGPDHPDTLASRYEVGFTLSRTGHPADALREYTHVAEARERVLGPDHPHTLATRQEMAYVLGQLGRHFEAHQTYTSVLAARERAMGADHPDTLRCRHNLAFNLSRLGRLEDSYQMASEVAAARARVLGPTHPDTLVTRYEVAYALGQLDRWPEALHAHQEVADARAQALGPDHPDTLAARYEVGISLGRLGRSSEALTLYRDLINDRTRVQGPTHPDTLRARHGLGVNLGRMGRWEEALAESRDVCAIRQQILGHDHPDTLVSHREVAVGLGWLGHWEEALTEYRAVADTRERVLGPDHPDTLASRNDEAHCLEQLGRGQEAVELYRRVAFLRQQNPQ